The genomic DNA CACACTCATTACATCCTCATTTCAGCTCAGCCTCTCACAAAGTTTGTCTTGACAACCCTACAGATGAGATGCAGAAATGCAGGCTGTGAGATAGTGTATTTGGGTGATTTGTAGCTAGCTGAGCGGCCACACCAGACATGTTGATTAATGGACCCATGTAAGGCTGGTGGGAAGGCCGCAGTGGTGAGCCGCAGAACTGTCTCCTGGCCCACTTCTGCTCTGTGACCTATCTGAGCCGTGTATGAGGACACAGAAGGCAGGACTGAATTTGCCAGTGCACTAGGAAGGGAAAACTAATACGCTCAACAAATTGGGTTTGGTTTTGAAATCATTTCAATAGAAAGAAATGATAGGCCCTAAGCTTAACATTTTAAACAGAAGCAAGtttcgttccttccttccttccttccttccctccctccctccctctctccctctttctttctttctttctctctccttccttccttccttcctccctccctccctccctccctccctccctccctccctccctccctctctccctccctcccctcttccctacccaggctcaccaccatgcctggctaattgttttttttgtatttttagtagagatggggtttcactatcttggccaggctggtcttgaactcctggactcaggtgatccacctgccttggcctcccaaagtgctggaattacaggcatgatccactgcacctggtggtaagtattatttctatttaggattaaaagaaaagcaatctGAAATGTACAGAAGACACCAGGCTTAAtagctgttttgttttaaaccCAGTACATTTATTTGCCCACATGTTTGGTCTAGTATTGAAGCTAACGCTTCAGATGTCACCCATTAGGCTGTGTTAATGGACGCATAGAGCCAGAGAGGGCAGGGGATGGTCCCACTGTCCTTCCTCCTGCTCGAAACACACCAGGGCCACAGCTGTGTACAGGGGAGAGGCTGCTTATGTTCAGCTGCTCCATTTCTGGCTATTCCAGGACACAGCAACCCACAGAGCACCTTGTCCTCCCTCTCTCCAACTGCAGAGTGTCCCTGCAGTGTCATCTCTCTTTACAGAAGAGATGTCATGAGCTGCTTTCCTTTCCCCACCTGACCTAACTTCTCTGGTGTAGCCAAACAGTTCAGGACCTGGGGGTTCAGGCGAGACACAGATTAAGCGCTCATAACTGACACTTTCTTCTGAGAAGAAAGCATTCACGTTCAAGGACTTGAGCAGCTGTGAGTCCCACAGCAGCTGAGACGCCACAGCGCATCAAGTACAGGCACATGGAGCCTGGGAGCCAGAGCTGCATCCTCTGGGTTGAATGATTTCTGCCTTTCCCCAGGGGCTCACAGCTTCCAATCATTCTGTAACTGAGGAGTCTGGTGGAAATGGGGGTAGCAAAGAGATCAGAGCAGGCAAGTGTTCCTCTGGGGCTGGGAACACTCCCTCTTTTTACCCTCCAACTGCAGGCACATATGCATGCCTGTTGAGCCTGAGGGATCTAAAGCTTTGGGACCTCTGTATCTGCAGATGCCCCTGTTTTGATAGCTCAGTAAGTTCTGAGGTGGCAGTAGAGGTGGTGACAGGGTGTTACAGGGCTCCACAGGCTCTTACAGGGGTCAGGAGCTTATTTAAGGGAACACCTTGATTCTCCATGTCTCTGGCAGCACTGTGGATCTTCTGGGAGGAAAAGagatgtgtttctttcttttttgtttatggagacagagttttgcttgtctcccaggctggagtgcaatggtgcgatcttggctcactgcaacctccacctcccaggttcaagcgattctcccctcagcctcccaagcagctgggattacagggctcatcaacatgcccagctaatttttgtgtttttagtaggcggggtttcaccatgtttcccaggatgAACTTGACCTTCTGATCTCAGGttattcgcccacctcggcctcccaaagtgctgggattataggcgtgagccaccgcgcccggcctgaggaGTTGATTTCTGACTCCAGTTTTCTGTGATCAGCACAGGCTCTGTCCCACCTCCTCCCTACAGAGCTTCTGGATCCTGAGAATAGAGAATAGGCTAAACTGCACAGGCCAGCTCCAGTCCATTGGAAGGGCTGCCTAGAACATGGCTGTGATGATCCCAAAACTCATCAGAAGAGAACCGTGTGGGGTGCTAGGAGTGTctgccaggaaaggaaaggaaaggagaggggagcaTGTGTGTAGTTGTAGAAAGCAtctctgccttcccctcccctaAATAATACAGAACATGCCCATGTAAAAAACATTCATGAAAGGAGCAGCTGACCTCAGGGCAGTGTGTCATTGAAATGGGGGCTGAGCAACCTGTCagaagagtggggaggagggaCCATCCTCCAGCCCCTTCCCAACTCTCTTCTGGAGCCATAAGCCACAACACTGTCTATTAAAAAGCTGAGGCTTGGAGCAGAAGGAGTGAAAAATCCCAGCCACTGCGAGCCTGCGCCCAGTGGTTCCCAAAGTGTTGTCCCCAGTCTAGCAGCATCAGTGTCACCTGAAAACTTGTTAGACATCCGGGTTCTCAGTCACCACCCAGCTCTAGTAGATGGGAAACTCTGTGGGTGGGACCAGCCATCTGTGTTTAGCAAGCCCCACAGGTGACTCTGATGTAGTCTTGAGTGAGGACCTGGGCCAAAAGGAAGAAGGCTCCGACCGTGGCTATTTGCTGATGGTCTTCAGAGCCTGCTCTCTTTGAGCTTCCCGAGGGAGGGACGCTACCCTCTGGTTTAGGTGAGTGCTCCAGGTCCATGGGGCCTGGTGCTCTGTCACTGGTCCGGCTTCCGCCTGTATATACATTTGCAGTCTGGATGGTAGCTCAGGATCTGCTTCCACCAAGTCTGTGAAATGTGCTGTGTAGCACAGGGGGAGCCCTTGGGGCTTGTGCATTGCTGTCAGTCTCAGGAAACTCATTCCTTTCCCAGCCTAGCTCAGAAGTGGAGAGCAGTGGGCCAGTAGCAACTGGCTCTGGCATGGCCCCCTTGGTAGGCCCACAGTGCCCCTCTGCCCTTGGCTCTAATGGCTTCCCAACAGATGTTCCTCTTCACATGGAGTCCTAAGAACTCAatcagtttcaaaagaaaaaaaaaaactacaaaagcaAACCATGCTCATTGCAAATTATACTGAAATggaacagaaagataaaatgCAGTCACTTCCTTATCCCATAGCCCTCCCCTCCCTAAATCCTCTATCACCCCACGCTCCGCTCCTGCCCCAGTGAGCCAAAGTTCTTGCTGTCTTGATGATTTGCAATTCTCTGCAtgactctgcctcttgggtttgtTTAATTAGAAATAGGCTGGGAAGTGCTTCCTATGCTCTGGCATGTTAATTGCTTatcagaggaggagaaggggtgACAGCATTTGGTGATGGAAATTTCCGCTCTCTCCATCTTGGGGTATGTCTCGATGGttctctcccaccctctccttgcctccttcccttcctcactcTGTTCATTATCATAGCCACAGAGACTCTTGGGGGCCAGGAGTAGGCCCCggagccagaattcaaactgAAAAGGGAAAACTGTCCTCTCTTTCACCCTGTCCCTTTTCTTATCCCTCTTCTCATATCCCAGGTGGACCCCACGCCCATCACCCTCCAGGCTCCGAGGAGATTCCAGAGCAGAGCTCCTTAACTACACTCAATACTCAGaggattattttcctttcattcctttcccccatattgttgttattatttatttttattttttacaaaacagGAGAAAAGAGTGAATCGGGTTGGGGGAGGTGACACATTTCTCCACAAAGGTACAAAATTGCCTATAGAAAGTCAGCTGTGGAATGCCAAGCCCAGGCTGCTGAGATGAGGCGTTTCTGGGTGTCACTCTCCCAGACGTCCTTCGGATCTGGCTGGGGTCACTCCCATGTTGAGGGCTGCCCCCCGAGGTGAGATGGAGAGGCCTCCTTCAGCCCTTGCCCAGGGAGCACAAGAGCAAGCGACTGAGACtgtacagagaaagagaagaggaaggggtGCAGCCCGGGGAAACAGGCAGGGGACAGCCAAGCCAGGCCCAGGAGCCTCTGGGTCAGGAGGAAATGGGGAGGTGGGAGGCTCTAGCCAGAGTCCCTCCTGTTCCTTGGAGATGTTCCTCAGAATGGCAGCAGAGGTGGCCCTGGAAGGTAAGGGCAACTTTTTGGAGGCCACAGAAGCACCCCCAGGGCCACAAAGCCCCATCTGTCTTGGCCCAGCTGCCAGGCCTCAAGCACGTGGGTCCATGTCCCCTTCCTGGCAGGGCATCTGGCCCAGCCTGCTTCCCTTTTGGTAAAAAGTAGTCCTAGTGATTTCCTTACTGCTGAGAACAGGCCCAGCTTCAAGAATTTTGAGACAGTGGTGGCGATAGTGTCTCCCCTACTGAGGATCTGGACAGCTTCCTCCCTGGATTCCAGGGCAGGACGAGGGGAGCAGACACAACCCGGACAGAAGGGGCACTCCAGCCCCAgaaagcccaggctggagggagaggCCGCCGCCCACCCACCCCCTGCCTGGGTTGGCCTGTGCCAAGGTGGGCCGCTAGCCCAGCTGCCAGGAGGAGGACAGCAAGAGCCAGGATGGCGATGAGCCCAGGTCGGTCCCCTAAGGCTCTATGGCAAGAAGTGGCCTCTTTGGTCCTGGCCCATACACAAGCCAACTGGGTGTGGGCATCAGCAAAGGCCACTTGCAGGCAGGCCCAATACTCCGTGGCCTGAAGGAGGCGGGTAATGTTGTAGCTGTGGGTGCCCCGAGGCAGGCGGGCCAGAGCCGTGGCCCCCTGACCCCGGAGGGAGGAGGCACTAGACCAGGTGAGGTTGGTGGACACTGTGTTGGGTGGGGGGACCCAAGATAGCAGGATGTGATAGGGGTGGGTCTCCTGCACCCGGAGCTCCAGCCCCCGTCCTTCGTCCCTGCCTGGCTGTAGGAGAGCACGGCCCACAACCACACTAACCGTCTTAGTGTCAGCCCCCACCAGGTTCTGGGCCACACAGGTGTACAGCCCTGCCTCTTCCACTGTCACCCTCCGCAGCTCCAGGGTCCCCTCGGGGTATACCCGGTACCTCCTGCCTGCATGGGCAGGTGTCAGTCGAAGCCCCGCTGGAGTGACCCAGTAGATCTCGGGTTCGGGTTCGGCCAGTGCCCGGCAATGCAGCACCATGCTCTCTCCACTGGCCACCTGGAGGCTGGGGGGAAAGCTGCGGGGGGAGATGAGGGGCAAACAGTGGTCCGTCATCTCCCGGAAGGGCACCTCGCGGACTGGGCGGCGCTGGAGGTCCGGAGGCTCCGCGCACAGGGTGGACTGCGGCTCAATGAAGCGGACACGGGTGCCTGTGGCATTGGCCCAGCGGATGACACAGTCACAGCGGATGGGGTTGCCGTGGAGACCTACCTCCTGCAGGTTGGGCAGGGACTCCACCGTCTGCTGGTGCAAGGCACTGAGAGCATTGTTGTTGAGCATGAGGGTCTCCATCTGGGGCAGGTGATGGAAGGCGCGGGGGTGGATGAAGGACAGCCGTGGGTTGTTGGTGATGTCCAGCTTGGTCAGCTCGGGGAGGTTCACCAGGGCGAACTTGTCAATGGAGACCAGCTCCTCCATGTTGTTCAGCCCCAGCTCCTTGAGGTGCAGCATGTTGGCAAAGTCCCCCGGCCCGACCCGCTGGAGCGGGTTCTTGTTCAGGTCTAGGAACTTGAGCCCGGGCACTTGTTCCAGTGCCTGCCTGGGCACTCGAGCCAGCTGGTTGTCGTAGAAGGAGAGGCTCTCCAGGCTCTGCAGCCCCTCCAGGGCATAGTCGGAGATCTCCCGCAGGTTCATGCCTGCTAGCACCAGGCTGCGCAGGTTGGCCAGGGGCCGGAAGTTCATATCCAGGATGGCATCTACCTTGTTGCCGCCAATCATGAGTATCTCCAAATTGGGCAGCATTTCGAACCAGCGGCTGTCAATGGCCCTCAGCAGGTTGGAATTGAGGTGTAGCCGTAGCAAGTTGCTGAGGCCCGCAAAGGCCCTGGGGGCAATTCGGTAGAGCTGGTTGTGGTTGAGATACAGTTCCTGTAGGCTGGCCAGCCCTGCAAAGCTGTGGTCCTCCAGCCGGGTCAGCTGGTTCTCCTCCAGGTGCAGGCTCAGCAGCTGGGGCAGGGCATGGAAATCACAGTCTCGGGCATCTGAAAAGCTGTTCTGGGACAGGTCCAGCTCCGTGAGATTGGCCAGGTAGCCCAGCTCACTCTGGTCCACACGGGCAATGCTGTTGCTCTGCAGGAGCAGGGTCTGCGTGCCCACGGGGAGCGCAGGGGGCACTGCTGTCAGGAATAGGTCATTGCAGTCCACAGTGGTGGCCTCGCGATAGGATGAGCGGGGCGTATACCAGGGCCGGATCTGGCAGGCACACTGAGGTGGGCAGGGCACATGCCAGGGTACCACGGGCACAGCGGCAGTGGCACCAGCCACCCAAGCTAGCAAGAGGGGGGCCACGAGGAGCCTCATGGTAGAGCTGCAGGGCAGGGGACCATTCACAAGAAGAGTCTGGAGTCCTGCTCTTCGTGTTTTGCAGGGTGAGGGTCAGCAACCCTGCCAGGGCCCAAGAAACCACCCTCCTAGGGCAGTCATTCTACACAGGGCATCACTTCTCGCCCTCCTGGATAcagctcctcctcctcgtccACTGGGGCAGGGCCTGCTCACTCATTGCCAGGCCCCATCGGGGGCAGCCCTGGAAGAAGAGGATGCAGAGTTaaggaggttgcagagaaatagtATCTACCCCActcctgtgtttgtttgcttgcttgcttgtttgagacacagtctcactctgtcgctcaggctggaatacaatggtgcaatctcagctcactgcatcctccacctcccgggttcaagcaattctcctgcttcagcctcctgagtagctgtgattacaggtatgtgccaccacccccagctaatttttgtatttttagtagagatgggatttctccatgttggccaggctgttcttgaagtcctgacctcaagggatctgcccaccttggtctctcaaagcactgagattacaggcatgagccaccgtgcccagcccctcccaTGTTTTTGACTCAACAAGCCAAAGGAGCTTCACAGGTCATGGCCAGGCCTGTCCTTAAGGCTTTAGTGTCGGTTTCTAAGATCTGCTCACAGAGTGAGTGTCTGTGAGTCTTCAGTGAAGAAGAggaaggtgtgtgtgtatgggtgtgtgtgtgtgttttgggagggaaggagagtggaTGGGTTGAAATTATTGTCATCTTTGGAGTCCTTCAGAGCCTAGAGAGATGTGAGGTAGGTTCTCTAACTTTTCTTACCTCTTTCCTCCCAACCTGCTTGGCTCACTGggtaaatgaaagataaaatgagTTTCCAGAACTTCCTCTGGCAGTGTACgtgggaggtgggtgagggtTGGTGGAATAAGTACAGCTTCTAAAATCTGGGATGGGCTCCCCAGGACTCTAGAGGTGAAAGGCAGCAGGTCTGGTCCACATACAGGCAGGCTGGGGAAGCAGGTGTTCTGCTGCCTAGGCTCTTCTGGGTGGGGGTATTGCTTTGGTGTTTGCCAACTTCCCCATCATGGAGGCAGGAGTTCTCCTTTCCCAACAGCCTGGCAGAGTTGCCCAGGATGAGGTAGTAGAGTTAAGAAGCCTGGGTCTGAGCTCCTCAGCTGTGCAGGTAAGACCTTCTATGACCTGGCTCGGCCCCTTCACCTGGCTTCTCTTGTCACCACCCCATTTACCCGTTCCACACAAACCTTTTGGGTTGAAGTTACTGTGACGTGCCACCCCTTCTAATATCTCCTCCTCATTGTCTTCCAGAAAACTCCTACTTGTTCTTCAATGCTCAGCTTTAAGATCAGTCACCTGCTGCAAAGGAAAGCTTCTCTAAAACCTCCCCGTCTGGCTGACTAAGGGGCTGGCCTTAAGCTTTTACAGTCCTCGCACTTCCTACTGTCACAGTTTTGACCACACCGTGGGAAAAAGTCTCCAACTAGAGACCTGTCttgcctcatgcctgtagtacAGGATGGGTGCCCAGTGAGTGTTGATTGTATGAGTCAGTCTCTGTGACTCTGTTTCCCCAGGAGCCTGGACATCACCCCTGCAATTGAGAATCCAAGCCACGGCTGTTTCCTCCATCCGATGTGAGGAACCTACCCAGTTTCTCTCTCAGATCCCAGGGCCCTGGGGGCAAGTCCAGTCTTGGCCCAGAACCAAAGATGGAAATGAAAAAGGGCCAGACCGTGTCCCCTTCTTGAGCCTGGTCTGACTCCTGAGTGGAAGTCTGATTCCAGGTAGGTTTTTAGCTACAGGTGTCAAAGAAATGCACAAACACTGAGCACCTACGATTGCTCAGGACTCTTCAAAGATTCTGAATGTCTTATTTCCCATAACCCTCATAACAGGTATGTGAGATAAGCACTAATACCACCAGTTTGCAGATTAAGAGACTGAGGTCCTGAAGAGGTTAAAGAACTTGGCTCAAGTCACATAGCTGGTGAGCAGCAAGACACAGGAATAAACCCATGTCCAGGGGCTGTGTGCCATCCACACTTCACATCTCCACTCCCAGGTCTGTCTGGCCCAAGCCTACCCTGTGCCCCTGGAGGGTCTGGGATATAGTGACTGCCACAGCAGCAGGCCGCATGCCCGTTCTTGTCCCCTGGGGTGATGACTCCTTACCAGGCAGCCGCAGAAAGCTTGGAGCCATGTCTCCTGCAGCCATCCTGGCAGCTGCCTCTGAGTGGGCCAGAGGGACTCTTCGCCTACCTCATCCTGCTTCCAGGATGCTAGGGCTTGGGAGGGGAGCAGTTGGAGGCAGGGTACCCTTCCCTGAGCAGGAACACAGAAAGCCTATTTACATTTGACTACTTCCCACTTTTCTCTGCAGCTATTTCTGAAGGTGGGAAAAACAACCATgacttaaaagacacagaggttttgtgtaggggtgtgtgtgcactGACACGTAAAACTCAGGGTAAACAAACACACGTGTACACATGCACGCACATCTGCATACATGTGCAAGGGTAACTCAGCCACCCACGCCAGTGTTTGGGGGTCAGGAAGCGGAGAGGGAATTTTGTGGTGTTCTATGTGGGTGGAAAGGAAGTAGGGAACAAGTTGAGTTCCCGAGAGGTCCCTGTGGAACTGGATCTCTGGCCAGTAGTCCTGCCACACTTGCAGACCAGAGACCCCGACTCCCACCTAGACCTGCTGTGAGAGAGCAGACCCACCAGCAAATAGATCAGGACCCAAATCTCGGCCCTACCACTCACTACCCGGGCATCCTAGGCAAAGCTGCTTGACTTCTCTGAGCAGCCATTTCCTTCTGTATTACTTGATATTGTCATTAGAATTAAACGAGTGTGTTGCACACAGAAAGAACAGAATGTTAACTCCCTTCCAGTTCGAGTCATCTCTCAGGGTTAGGAGGTGCTCCAGCTCTAGGACTTCCTCGGAGACAGCAGAAGTTGGTTTCTAGGACTCGATAAGTTAGCAAATGACATGCTAGCTGGGGAGGCaggttgaaaaacaaaaaactactagGAGAGCCCAAGACATTTCACAAGTGGAGAGAAGGTGAGGGCTGGAGGAGGTGGAGAGGGGTCTTCAGCTGGGCCCCAGCATCTCCCTGACCTTTAGATACTATCTGAGTCCAGGTTCCCTTCTCCATCAATACCTAAGCGCTGTGTCAGTGCTCAACTGTGCTGAGGGGATCAAAGAACCATTTAAAACTTAATTGAAACCCTCCAGGGACTTGCTTTTCCCCTCCACCCCAGCTTGCTGCCCCCTCCTGCACTCCCCTGATTGGTCTGGGTGGATGAGGCAGAGCTCGTGGCTCCTGGGCCAAGAGCTGGAGCTGGGTCTTAGGATCCAGAGAGGCAGTGACTTGATGACTCATGTTCACACTGCACCTCGGACCCCAAGGCTTGGCAAAGGCCTAGACAAGTCCACCCCCTCACTGCTGAGCATGCAGCCCTTTCCAGGATGGAGCTCAGAGCTGCCCACTCCCCTGCCATCACCATGTAAGGCTGCCTTGCACATGGCCTGCTCATGCAGACTGATTAGCAGTTTACTGGGGAGCTGCAGAGAAAGCTAATTGTCTTTCATCCGTAATCTCCAGGGGTGATCAGGAGTTCAGACTGTCACATGTATACTTTCCCCAACTGGATTTCAAGCTGCTTGAGACAGGGGCCATGTCTTACATGCCTTTTGTGTTCCCAGAGCACCAAGTTTAGGACTGAGGCTGTAACGGGTGCCTGTGAGTGGCTATAGTGCAATGTGTAGAGAACATGCATTGCATTTAATACCCCCAACAACCCTGTGTGTAGGCAAAGAAGGTATTATTTAGCCCCATTTTGCCAGGGAGGCAACTGAGAGTCAGAAACGTTAAGTGATTCATCAGAGGTTGCACAGCTTCTATGGAGTGgggtcaggattcaaacccagggtCTTTGAAGAGTCACCAGCCCAGCCAACGTGGATCAGCGCCTGTTGTACAGGagcagaggtcaaggctgcctcAGTTACAAATCCCTTCAGAGACAGCCCAAGTCCTCAGCGCCTCCGCCCCGCCTGCCGCCTGCTGGGCCCCTCAGCTCCTTTTCCTTGACTCCTGCCTAGAACAGCCCCCTTGGGGGACAGTGTGGGGAAGGACACTGTTTCTGTGTGAGTGTGGCTGGGTCTGGAACCACAGGGACAAACAGAGCCTGCCGCTGCACACAGACCTCAGCCTCCCTTCTGAATGGGGTTTGGGGGCTACTTTTTGTGCAGTGACTGCTGGCCAGCGGTGGGGTTCAGGGACAGGAAGCAAAACGCCCCAGAGCTATATTCCAAGAAGCTGGGTTGGTTGCCCATTCCAAGGGCAAGTTTTCCTCTTGGAAGGGCTGGTGCTGCAAACGCTGTCAGGCCTATGTCCTCCAGCCTGTTTCTCTGGATTTAGCAGAAACTGTGGAATTAATCCGCTACGCCCCTCGTTGAACTAAGACCTTTGGCAAAGCTCTGAAGGAAGAGTTTGGAGATGTTGTCGctgttttctcccttccctccttctctggcCCCGGCCCCAGCACAGCGCCAGTGCTCCTGCCTTGTATTGGTGgacacagagtctctctctctcttctcctctcctcctccctcctctccctggcggttccctgcccagccccaccctgggAGCCGGGGGTCCGGAGGGAGGGTGGCAGGCGGTGATCGATTGCCTGGCCTTGGCTGCTTCAGTGCCAGGACCCCCCTCTCCCTGCAAATCTGCGGAGACAGATGGGCGGTGTAATTGAGTGTAGCATTGATAAACTCCAGCCTCCTCACCAGCAGATAAGCGCTGGGTGGGAGGGATGCTGAGGGCAAGGAAGGCCAGTCCTCCATCTGCATAcctggcctccagctcctcctgggAGGTGAGCCTGGCCCCTCACTCCCACCTCCCATTTAATCACACACAACCAGAACCTCAGAGCTGAAGGAGACCTCAGCCTCAGCATTTATCTGCTCTTTCAGAGTCTGAATTCCATGAATAACTTATGTGAAGGAGGAGTGGTGGAGCATGAGCCTGGCTCTGCTGctcactctgtgaccttgggcaaagtaCTTAACCTTTTGAGCCTCAAATGCCCGAGCTGGGAAATGGGGATAATGCCCGCACTCCTTCGGGAATGGCAGTGAGGAGTAAGTGATGTAAGGCACAGGAAGTGCCTATTacttccctccattcctcccaGCACTGTGGCCTCTCCTTCCATCTTATAATGTATTGGGTTGGCGCAagagtaattgtggttttgaccATTAAAAGTAGTGGCCAAAACCTCAATTACTTTGGTGCCAACCTAATACTTCTCATCTCTCAACTTTtctaataaactttaaaaaaattgttgaggTATATTGTATGTACAGGAGAGTACATAAAGGTCCCCGATCCCGACATGCATAGATAAAAGTACAACCACCACCCAAATCAAGACATACACATTCCCAGCACTCCAGAAGGTTCCTGTGTGCCCCCTCCCACTCAATATCCAGCCCCCACCTGGAGCTAGCCACTGTCCCAACTTCTATTGCTTCCAAGCAGTTTCCTTCCGAAAACCCAGAATTCCCCTTCCTTTTCCATGACAGGTTGAGCCCGGGGTCTTTGGAATTAGGTTGCTCTGGTGTTAGGGAACTTTAAATCCACTTCATCCTTCCTCCTACTTCAAAGGGGGCTATAGCTTCTCAGAGTCTCATGTTTAACCAGTGGTCTCCAGGAAGAAAGGCTGATTCTTCTCTCTCGTTTCAGAGTTCCCATATCTAAAAGTTGCTCTAAGCCTTGGGGCCCACCTCTGGCCAGCACCCTCGTGGCCTGGGCCTGGGAGTGCCAGGATGCCTTGAGGGAGGATGATGAGGGTGACCTCCTGGCCCTCCTGCCCCCTAGGCCTTCTCATCACAGAGTTCTGGGGCATAGGCAAGAGGATGGATTTGGGATGGTCAGGGAGGAGCCCGACCTGCACTCCTAATCGTCCATCCCTGGACCATTGTACTGGGCAGTCTCAGAGGCTCCTCCCATTCTGCTTGTCCTACACGGCACATCTCCCCCCACCACCTGGCTGTGCTGCGCTGGTCCCACTGCTGTCAGCACCATTGTCCACTAGAGGCTGGAAATGCCCGTCCTCTTCATCTGCCCTCTCCCACCTCACACCCCCGTGAATAATGCTCACACCGCTTTCACTTTTCGCTTCTGGCCTTGTCGTGTACAATGGCTTCTTTTGGGCTCTACTGCTCACCTGAGAGAGCCTCACTTCCCTTCAGTGCCTCTCATTCCCAGACATGCCGCCCTCTGGCTATTTTTCCTTCCATACCTTGGGCCTCTCACTCTGCCTGCCATGCCCTTCCCCAACTTCAACCATGCAACTCCTCTTCAGCAGTGAAAAACAATCCCAAATGCCCTCTCCTCTGTGACGCTTTCCCTTAGAGAAGGATGGTTCCTCCCACAGCTGCACCCCGAGACTCTGAAGAAACCACAGTGGCAACTTCTTCACTGTTAGGCTGTGAGTCTGTCTTCCCAACCAGGCAGAGAGCTCCTTGAGGAAGGGATGGTTATGGAGTTTTGTGTCCCTAGAGCCTAGTACCGTGCACTTTCCCTTGCAGGCCTGAGGGGTGCTCTGCTGCGAACTGTCAATCACAACCCATTAGTAGGTCATGAAAACTAATGTGGGCCAtgatctacattaaaaaaatgaatagaggccgg from Callithrix jacchus isolate 240 chromosome 19, calJac240_pri, whole genome shotgun sequence includes the following:
- the LRRN2 gene encoding leucine-rich repeat neuronal protein 2 — encoded protein: MRLLVAPLLLAWVAGATAAVPVVPWHVPCPPQCACQIRPWYTPRSSYREATTVDCNDLFLTAVPPALPVGTQTLLLQSNSIARVDQSELGYLANLTELDLSQNSFSDARDCDFHALPQLLSLHLEENQLTRLEDHSFAGLASLQELYLNHNQLYRIAPRAFAGLSNLLRLHLNSNLLRAIDSRWFEMLPNLEILMIGGNKVDAILDMNFRPLANLRSLVLAGMNLREISDYALEGLQSLESLSFYDNQLARVPRQALEQVPGLKFLDLNKNPLQRVGPGDFANMLHLKELGLNNMEELVSIDKFALVNLPELTKLDITNNPRLSFIHPRAFHHLPQMETLMLNNNALSALHQQTVESLPNLQEVGLHGNPIRCDCVIRWANATGTRVRFIEPQSTLCAEPPDLQRRPVREVPFREMTDHCLPLISPRSFPPSLQVASGESMVLHCRALAEPEPEIYWVTPAGLRLTPAHAGRRYRVYPEGTLELRRVTVEEAGLYTCVAQNLVGADTKTVSVVVGRALLQPGRDEGRGLELRVQETHPYHILLSWVPPPNTVSTNLTWSSASSLRGQGATALARLPRGTHSYNITRLLQATEYWACLQVAFADAHTQLACVWARTKEATSCHRALGDRPGLIAILALAVLLLAAGLAAHLGTGQPRQGVGGRRPLPPAWAFWGWSAPSVRVVSAPLVLPWNPGRKLSRSSVGETLSPPLSQNS